Below is a genomic region from Drosophila kikkawai strain 14028-0561.14 chromosome X, DkikHiC1v2, whole genome shotgun sequence.
TTGCCACAAAAAttataccacaaaaattcaaaaggaAACAACAAAGAGagacaaagagagagagagcgagagcgagagcaaaAGAAGGGAAGCAGAGCAAGAGCAAGGACAAGGGCCAGTGCGAGTGAGCAAGACACCAGGACAGGAGCGTCCATCATCCACTAATACAGATGAATATGTTACACAGTTTCAGTGGCGGCGgcgccggcagcgctgccaaCGTCACAGGCGACGTCAACAGCGGTGAGTAGTCGGTCCTTGCCTTTTCCACTTTATtccccaaaacaaaaacaaaaaaacaacaacaacaaccaaaaatatatggcgaaaacaagaacaagaacaGCAGGAGTGGCAAATACCAATTACATATCATATACATACGTACACACAAATTTAGCCACTTGTGTGCgtgtcgtgtgtgtgtgtgtgatttgttgttgttattggcgTTGATGCGTAGAAGGTGCGAAAGTGAAATGATTTCGCGTCCCTTTTTCTGAGAGCAAAAGCAGACGCGAAACATATTCGGCTACAGTGGCCAttcgataaaaaaaagtatagtTAAGTTGTAGTTATACTTTATGACCAGGCCagaattaaatgtttaagtCCTTAGGACAATCCTTGTTAATTTAGCTAGCAGTAAATCATTCTTGCTTGTAGTTTTtagtcaataaataaaattaaaactaacgTGTTTAAATAATATGTTATGACTTAGCGGTTGTCTACTGTTTATTAAAAGTTTAGGCAAGCGAAACATTTTTTGTTCAATAAATCCAGGAGCGAAAAGCGAGAAGTTCGCAAAGCGTAGCATACTTACTGGCTGGAACATGGGGAACAATCCTATATTTGTGTACACACACAACATCAGACatgcatatatttatatatatatttatatatgtatgtatatatttggaGTCCAGCTCCTTGAACTCGAACTTTACAAATAGAATTTCGTAATCAAATTAACTTGAGTGGCCATATTTCATACAGGTAACTCTTAAGGGTTCAGCATGCTAGCTATACAAGTACaggatttatttttgttgttgatttattcatattataactaaaaatatatttaaaattcatataataatatatgatatatgtaCTCTAGAATAAtgaatttattgtaaatatcaAATGCGATTTGAACTCACTTGTTGCTATGCTTAAAAGTAAactgtaatttattttacttgaGAATTCCTATACAAAAATATCTTTTACTCAAGAATTAGCTGTTTAATAAAACCAATCCTTTAAATTACAAGCTAAAATAAACTTGGGAAAATTCACTATTCAGTGATACCTGCAGTTGAATTACCATAGATTTCCTCGAACTGTAGCTATCCTATTACTGATTTAATATAGATTTTAATCCAATTAAAATCGACACAAGTTTGCTCTTTCCTGGCAGCTGATTTGCGAATAAGTGGCCAGAGTGTGCGTGGGCCATTAATTAGGGGGCGAAATGGAGCAACGCTCGGTGGCAGGTGCATCAGCAGCTTACATCCAGGTGCAGGGtcagaaaaagaaagagagagtgagaggtAATACCGCTCTAATTGGCATCGATTGcatggctttttttttaacccacACACGCGTCCAATTAAGTGGAATTACCTGAATTACCCTGACCATGGCAAATGCAAAAGTTCATGGCCAATAGGTCAGTTTGGCATTAatcttctttttgccttcctGCCGTTGCTTACATTCCTGCTCAgaaacatatatacatatgtacatctTAAATACATAGTAATGTCGGACGTAGCCGGTAATTGCATTATCGCAGCCGTTTTCTTACATATTCCGATGCGATTACGCCGCGTCACGCCCTCTTGGCCGCCCTAAATTCAGCGGCTGGCCTCTCATTTGAAATTCATCAAATTGCCTGGCAATTAAAGTAATCAGAGAAGCGCGCACAATGTCCTGTTCCGGTTCCGGGTTCCGTGTCCTTTTCCTTCTCCATTTACCTCTGAGCAGCGCCGTTACCCGGTCTCTTTATAGTTCCTTGCATTGCTCAAAAATATACGAGATTGTTGTCATTACATTAATTgaatcttaaattttataatataacaatataatataatatcaaaataatatattttttaaattgaggTTTCTCCATAAATGACAAAAATTCCAAGAAACATTTGTTAgaagttaattaataaaaccaTATAAACCACCGTGCGtatgattaatatttttttaaaatatcactCATACGTAAAACTGAatttgctaaaaatattaattgataTCGTTTTTAAAGACAAAAATTACATGACATTTTTTTAGCTCTTTAGAAGTTTAAAAATCCATAGAGTCAACAGTgcgtatatattttatatattttattactattaaaatattactcatacgtaGGGTTggatttgtttaaataaaataaataaattatacttCTCTTGCCTAAGTTGATCCTTAAAAAgggaaattttgaaaaatttttgttgtaaacttaaaaaagtaaatgtCTTTTATGttatgattaaaataaatattttaataaatttgttttacaTATTACTAGGCACATGAAAGTGGTATATTTACCGTTGGCCTTTTCTCCGTGCAGACACATACACACGCTTACGCACTTGTGTGCGCCCTTTTGTTGGGTAACAAACATATGTttgggcaccgcttccatttACAATATGGCTGCCATGGCAGGGGATTTAATGATGTGTATGGGGCTCTCCGTTCTCCGTTATTCCTTCTTGGTGCTCAGCACAGCTTAGCAccgttcctgctgctgcttttgttgtgtTTCTGTAACTGGCAGCAAATTAAAGGAGCACCCCATGCACTCGCACACACTGCCATCCCGCTctgccagagagagagagagagagagagagaggcatcGCCTTTCATCTTCCCATTTGCCATCTCACTTGCCCTCGCATATTCCGGGCCTCTCGCCGGTGCTCTCATTCCTCTAGCtctactctctctctctctctcgtttcctttttttttttccttttgctcCTTTCGCTCTGcgtttcatttttcttttgccCTGTCATCAGCTGTTTTATGTTGTTCAGGGTCAAGTGTGCGGTGTGCGTGCGCCTGTATTGGTAGCGTCGCAGGTGTCACTCCCTCGCGCCGTCTCTTTTGCTCTACCGCTGCCACCCCGTTGTTGTAGGTTATAATTCAAGGAAGTTTTTTAGCATCGAGTCAAGGTTACagcacaggcacaggcacactGCGAATGCccgtggctgtggctgtggttGTGGTTGTTACAGTGCCTGCggctgtgcctgtgcctgccATCGCATAATCATGCATGTGCATGTGCCTGTGCATGTGGCCGGCGCTCCTAGTTTCTTGTTTATTGAAATGTTTTCCACTCCAGTCGGCGGCAATAGCAAATTGCATTGagaattgaaaataaacaacttAGTGCATGTGCCGATGTGCTCGAATGCGCTTCACCTTTCTATAATACACGGACATGTGGTTTCTGTCCTTCCAGTCCTGTAAGTTGTAATCAGAAAATGGTGTCTGTTTGTCCTTTTTTAACTGCTTAAAAAGATGAAAAGAATCAGAGCACTAACTATCAGAAATTGTCTTGGTTCTTTGTTATACATCTAAAATCTAGAACGTGTTGGGAATTCTAAACGTCGTTGGAAAAGAAACAGCTGCAATAGttatttttgtggttttttgcaaactaacaaaattttccATATCATATTGGAGTTTTGTGTAAAGcgattttagtttattttcaaatttttttatatcttaaacaaaaaacctTTAACTACTTTAACGTTTTTGAATTTGGGACACTGTTGCAATTTCCCTTATCGATTTTGGTTATGTTTTTGCCTCAAATTCCCGTTCCTTGTCCTGGAACCTTGTCCTGGCCATTGGCGGGCCATGTCACGTAGCAGCGTAAATCCTTTATTTCCATTCTAATTAGAGGCGCGCCTTTCCTCTGACTCCCTTTCAGGCCCTTTCCGTTCGTGGTGCTTTTATCCAATTAGCATATTTGTACATAGAACAAGGCATACATACTGATGtcctttatatttcataataataattaagtataagaaaagaaaatatataaattacctAAAAGCTCTTACTTAAATCAATATTAAAGCCCTTTTATAGTTAGTTTACCAATTTTTCtccaaaagaaaatgttttaaatagttacactttgttgttgtatttaaaAAGTGTCCTTTGCCTTAGTCCAAGACCTTTTAACTGCTGACAACTTGCGATAGACAGGCAACTCAATTTCCTGTTTGCATCGTtgattaaaaaagttttcataGTACGTATACGCACCGTATACCCGCGCATTTATGGGTGTAGTGGTGGCGGCGATTTTGTGCACGGGAGCAAACAGGACAAAAATTGACAGCGATGACAAAATGATTGACGTCGGTCTGAACGCCGACCGATGGAAGAGGAGAAAGTAAAGAAAGTAAATAGAGAAAATCCCAGACGAGTTGGGGGAGGCGGGGCACTCCGGCATGTGCaatcaatcaaatcaaatttattggGGGCTCCTTTGCCAGCTCCAGGGATTATCAATAACCACACTAAGGCAAATAAGTAGCAAGCCAATTAGGACAAGACAGTTTCAATCTCTTAGAGTTCCCTTCCAGGTCGCATATAtgtatttccatttccatttatcTCAGTGTATATCTAATTCCCCTTTCTTCCTGCACAGCGGAAAGCGAGCTGAAGGAGCGGCTGATAGCCAGCGTTAAGAAGGAGGTGAAACAGCTGATGGAGGAGGCGGTGACCAAGAAGTATGTGCACGAGGAGAGCAGCTCGGTGACCTCGCTCTGCGGCGCTGTGGAAGCCTGCCTGAGTCATGGCCTGAGGCGGCGTGCCTTGGGCCTGTTCAAGACCTCATCTACCACGGCACTGATCCAGAAGATTGCAAAAATCTGCCCAGAGGCAGACTATGTTAGCCGGCGCCTGCTGGAACTGGAGCTCGCCCAGGAGAGTCATGCGGTGAGCGGCAAGCGCTCGTCCTCCAGCAGCGACAGCATCATCAAGCCAAAGCTGCTGAGCAAGGGCAGCGGAAGCAGTAGCTCGGTGACCACCATCAACACGGTTTCCAACGGAGCGGGCAGCGGCGGTGGTGCCAGTGGGGCCGGGAACATTGCCCCGCTGGGCAAGTACCTTTGGATTCGACTGGCCCTTTATGAAAAGCGACTGGCCAAGATTATTGAGCATTTGGTGGGCAATGCCAGCAGCTACTACGATCGCGAGGCCCTGGTGGCCGATCCGGATTATGGTTCGATCCTAAGCTCGCTGCTGGTGGGTCCCTGCGCCCTGGAGTTCACCCGGGCCAAGACTGCCGACCACTACTGGTCCGATCCCTGTGCCGACGAGCTGGTAAGTCCACGTCGAAGATCAGTTTCGGACTCTCtatttaatcataattttataGGTGCAGCGTCACAGGATCAGCTCGGGCAACCGGACACCGCCCACCACCCACCGGCCCATTATCAACTTCAAGCGCAGCCTGCACACCAGCTCCGAGGACACGAGCAGCGGCAGCTTCAAGGCCAGCTCGCCGGCGAGCGTGGCCAAGGATTATGTGGAGTCACTGCACCAGAACTCGCGCACCACCCTGCTCTACGGCAAGAACAACGTCCTGGTCCTGCCCAAGGACGTGTCGGAGCCAATGCCGGGCTACCTGAGCCTACATCAGAGCGTTCAGTCGCTGACCATCAAGTGGACGCCCAACCAGCTGATGAACGGCTACAACGACAGCGATGGCGGTGACAAGAGCTTCTTTTGGGGCTACGCCCTCAACATCAATGTGGATGAGATCGTCTACGTCCATTGCCATCAGAATCGAGGCGGTGACACCGGCGGCACCATCATTCTGGTGGGCCAGGACGGTGTCCAGCGTCCCCCTATCCACTTCCCCGAAGGCGGTCACCTGCAGGCCTTCCTTAGTTGCCTGGAGACGGGTCTCCTGCCGCACGGCCAGCTTGATCCGCCGCTCTGGTCGCAACGGGGCATCGGGAAGCTCTTCCCATGGCCCAAGAGCGTGCGCCGGCACATCCTTCCCTCGGTTATGGAggcgggcacctccgccgatGAGACGCCCATCGATTATGTCTTCCGTGTGGTCAGCAAGTGTCAGCACGAGGAATTCCGTAAGTAAACCTAATTCTGAAGCTTACCAATATACATCTGTATATACTTTCGATCTTTAGTGGCCACCCATCCCATCCTGGAGCTGGGCCGGTCGAGTCCCCGGAGAAAGCACCTGGGCAGCTGCTCCACCACCGGCAGCAGCGATTGCTCCAGCAAGAGCCTCTCGATCGATCAGAGCAGCTGCGAGACCCCCCTGATCCAGGCCAGCCAGAGCACCAGCATCGAACTGGTCTGCTCCACGATGCGCCGCCAGATCATCTCCAGAGCCTTTTATGGATGGCTGGCCTACTGCCGGCACCTCTCCACGGTGCGGACGCATCTCTCCGGGCTGGTCAACGGTCGCATTATGCCGGACTGTGAGTTGTTCATGGACCTCTCCCTTTGGGAAACTAACTAATTCCAATCCTTTTCCCCCCACCAGTGGCTGCCGACGAGGAGGGTCTAACCCGTGACAAGTGGCTGGCGATGCACGAGGATGGCGTTGTTTCCAGCGAACTGGAGCTGTATCGACTGGTCTACTTCGGCGGCGTTCAGCCCGATCTTCGCAAGGACGTGTGGCCCTACCTGCTGGGCCACTACGCCTTCGGATCCACATCGGAGGAGCGACGGAAGCAGGACGAGACGTGCAAGCACTATTACGAGACCACAATGAGCGAATGGCTGGCGGTGGAGGCCATTGTGCGTCAGCGGGAGAAGGAGAAGACTGCCTTGGCGGTGGCCAGGCTCAGTGCCGAGCAGGCTCGCCTGGCAGCCAACTCCAATCCCAATTCCAACGGCCTCAATTCCCACGAGAAGCTCACAAACGGCAGTCGCCAGCTAGAGCTGGAACGGCAGCAGAGGAACGGCAATGGGGAGACGGATCACCTAACTTTGGACGAGGGCGAAAACGATGTGTTCGATGATAATGACTTTTCGGATATATCCGATCCGGGAGATCTGTTTGATGAACCGGAAATGGCCAGGGAAGCGGAAGAGCAAGACCCAAAGGAGGAAGGCCACGATCAGGAGGAGGCTGTGGTGCCGGAGGAGGAACAGGGTGAACGAGTTGTGCCCCAGCTCAGTGAGCAGTTGGTTCTCGAGTTCCAGAATATCGACAACATGGAACCGCTACGCCTCCAGGAGAACTGCTTCGCGGACTCTGAGACCGAGAACGAGTTCGGCCTAAGCCTGGATGGCAGCGGCAACATTCTGATGTTGAGCATCAAGAGCTCACCCTCCACCAGCAGCTATGAGACGGTGGGCAACGAGTTTGTCGACATGGCCGAGGCCAAGCTGGAGGAAGAGGAGCCGCTGGGACAGCTGAGCAAATTCCACAGCGCCGACGATGTGAGGTTGGAtgaacaggaacaggagcaagagccagagcaggaggaggagcactcGCAGCCCGGCACTTCGGTTATCATCACAGAAGCGGCCTCGCTTGACGCCCTAAACGACGACGACCCCACCGAGGAGTTTACCTCTCGCAAGACCAGCCTGATGTCGCCTCTCAACGAAGACATCACGGTGGTGGCCTCCCTGGATGCCCTGCAGGAGCCCAAGTCCGCCTGTGTCTCACCGGCCAGCTCCAATGGCGGCGTCTACAGCGTAGAGCTGCTCGAGCAGTTTGGCCTAAATCTGCACAGGATTGAGAAGGATGTGCAGAGGTGTGACAGGAACTACTGGTACTTTGCCAACGAGAACCTGGACAAGCTGCGCAACGTGATCTCCACGTACGTGTGGGAGCACCTGGACGTGGGCTACATGCAGGGCATGTGCGACCTGGTGGCTCCGCTCCTGGTCATCTTCGACGACGAGTCGCTCAGCTACAGCTGCTTCTGCAAGCTCATGGAGCGGATGATCGAGAACTTCCCCAGCGGAGGAGCCATGGACATGCACTTTGCCAACATGAGGTTGGACTTTGTAAACTATTATTAAGCTCTGATAATTAATATGCATTATATAGATCCCTCATCCAAATCCTCGACTCGGAGATGTACGACCTGATGGACTCCAATGGGGACTACACGCACTTCTACTTTTGCTACCGCTGGTTCCTGCTGGACTTCAAGCGGGAGCTGGTCTACGACGACGTCTTCGCCACCTGGGAGGTGATCTGGGCGGCCAAGCACATAGCCTCCGGTCACTTTGTCCTCTTCCTGGCGCTGGCCCTCCTGGAGACCTATCGCGACATCATACTCTCGAACAGCATGGACTTTACCGATGTCATCAAGTTCTTTAAtggtaagaaaaatatagtttataaggaaagaaatatcctgtatatatatatattctttttccTTATAGAAATGGCCGAGCGCCACAATGCCCAATCGATCCTGCAGCTGTCCCGGAGTCTGGTCCTCCAGCTTCAGACCATCATCGAGAACAAGTAGAGTGTGAGGTTTCTCCATAAGTCCTTCATCCATTGTCAGTTCCTGGACTCCTCAGTTTGCGACCTCACTTCCCCGATCAGTATTGAGCCTGCGATGTACTAAGTAGCCAGCACCTAGATCATAGAGTTATAGACGTAGCGTCGTAGTGTCGTGGCTTAGAGAATTGCATATATATACCATACACCCCTTGACATATAGCCCCAGCatacataaaaaacataaCTTACCTGCACACCCTAGAGATTGCAATTAGGCTGAGGCTCTCGCTGAGGTTTTTTGGGATGTTTCCCGTAATCcttaatggttttttttttgtggaaaacGGCTGGGAGTTGCTTAGAAGGCGACAAATGTGTTTAATGAAAACTTTTAGagaaaataaggaaattaaggaaattgtAGTGacctgaaaaaaaaagaaaactaaatgCAGAAGAAGGAAAAGTGAATAAGTGGAATatcgaaaatcgaaaatcAAGTGGAAATCGAACAACGTAAAAGATAAACTATTTATacttatacaaaatatatactatatatatactggTAATATTATATAGACACTATATGTGTAGAGGCAGTTGCATATTTATACGTTTTGTATATTCGATTGGACGACGGATATTTGGGGATATTGTATTAGATATCATCTATATAGGGCAATGCTGTGCGGCTGCGATAGCGGCCAATTGTTGTTACTGTTATGTTATCGATCTGGCAAGTAATCAGATATATACAcccacatatatatacatatatattgaaaGATATTGAATTGCAATTGTTCGCTTGGTCATGGTTATGTTAtctcttgtttttctttttatttttgtgtagcTGCAAGCGGTGGAGCAGGTGGATCCTGCAGGTAACtccataaaatattgaaacacATCCACACAAATGTTATGCAAATATTGTTAAGGTGACAACAGGAGAGTTGAGTTGTGTTGTGTTGAGTTTCATGGTATTAGCCGAATTatgaatatgaaaaaaaatatgaagatACCATATATGTACAATATACAAAAGAAtattaagcaaatatttatagatatattACCTATATAGACAACAGAATGTGTTAACCGTGTATTTGTTATAACCGAGCCTGatttgttgctattgtttTGCTGTCAACTCTCAGGCTAAATACTTAGTTTCTATTCGAATCCGAATCGGAATCAGAATCTGAatccttgttgttttttggtaAGTGCAGGCGCACCAAAAATCCCTCCACTGGGTTtacatacatgcatacatatatatatttacaacttGTATGAAACTATAGAGCAAACACTTTGTGTGGAATCCAAGTTAAAGCAAGTAGCACGCTTtttgtgtatagaacaaacaaaaacaacaaacttaAGAAACgtggaaaaactaaaaactaaaaactaaaaaaaaaacttaatgtGATTTCTTGTTGCTTCTTTGAATATTGGATATTTTTGTAAGCGCTAAAAAAGGATAGTTATATATACACATGATGAACAAGAGGGAGACGACAACAGGCAacagacagagagagaaaagatatattttacacATGCCGAAAATGAAAGCTAAAACTGAAGGGAAATCTTAAGTCGGTAGAGTCCAAGCGAAATTTTAGCCACACTTTTGATACACATATTCGAAAAAAGATCTACTGATCCACcagaacaaaaaacaaaaaattaaaaaaaaaacataaaaaaaaaacaaacgaaacaCATCGAGGAAGGCGCGAGTCCTCGCTATATTATATTGTATCGTATTCAAGCTAagctacatacatatatatacacatacatatatatacacatacatatatatatatgtatatatatatatatatatatatatatatttatatacgcGTCTGTGTAGAGATGCCACCTATAGAGCCCGAGCATATAGAATATTACGTTACCCACAATTGTAACCACATATAAAAAAGCATACGCATGCATATTACAGATATCCTATGTTCCAAGCGACATCTCACAGACCAGAGAATTAGCAgcaaccaaaaacaacaaccaaaaggaaaaaaaattaagaatttaagaaaaatgcattaaaaaaaaaaagaaaacgcaaCGTCAATGTATAATTTACCAAAAAACCAtgaagagaaaaacaaaataaaacgaaattatgtaaaatgtttacaagaaaaccaaatgaatttttaaattagcaattagtaatttaattttttattttacttaatataaaacatttttattggtAACAGATACCTCTGCATCTTTCGCTTGCCTTAGAATTCTCAACTCTTGAGTTGGTCAGtaagcatttattttccatacTATTCTCTTAACAAAGTTGTGTATTTTTACCAATTTATTCCATTACTTATATGTTTACttgcttatttattaatttttaattattattctataatatataactaaattatttacctaataacttatttattttctaattagttacctaattttatttatttattaagtagCGAACTCTTTAAGCCGGCTGCACATCGTTTGGGGCCTGATAAATATTTGCCCTGCACAGTTGGGAGCCCACAAATTGGGCGCAGGAATTTCGTCCATCTTAGCCAACACTGGCATTCGGCTTCCACCTGAGACcgtaattgaaaatatttcggTACACACAAATCCACAGTGTGCAGGTTATGTTAAGCACTCTAATGGCTCCAACGGGGGGTGTTTTTGGGGCAGGGTATATAGGGTTTTGGGTCTCGGGTCTTGGGCCTTGGGTTTTTTGGGGGTAGGGCGGATGGCCAAGGGCGGAAGGTTGCGGGTTACATGGCCAGGGCGCAGACTCAATGCGAAGCAACAGCGGTCCACGAATTACTCCGAAATGTTTTCAGCCAAATTTGGGCCAGactcggtgtgtgtgtgtgtgtgtgtgtgtgtgtgtgtgtggccggGTTTGGGGGTGGATGGAATTGGGGAGTAAGGGGTAAGGGTGGTGAGCTGTCCTGTTGCTTGTGGCTGGATTTGGCGACGTCAGCAAACTGCCAGCGCAAAGAATCCCTGCTCACTCACCTACATACTGGCGTACACCAACGGTGGCAAATATAGTGATCtctattcaaaaaaaatcattatcatatttaagaaattgttCTGAAATCAGGTTTCGTTcagatataatttaaaaaaataaatgtttatccTTTAACAgcaaaaatacacaaaattatCATCacctttttccattttcatcaaaataatataatatccTTTCCTAGCAGTCAagtttatgtacattttttcctatttagtTGACCCAAACTGTATGCTTATGCGTACGTATGTGTGTGAATCCTGAAAGTGGAAAAGAGATGGCAATGACCGAAGTGCGAAACGCGCAAAGCTTCCGAATCGAAATGTAACGGTAACGTTTTAGCCGGGGAAAATGGTGCGAGAGAAAAGAGGAGAGAGAACTGCTtcagttgttgctgttgcagcacatgttgctgttgttgttgttgctccttTTACGTCGCTTGTTGCTGTAAAGTTGCTGAAAATTTTGGTGTTGTCATGGCTTCTTTGTTAGATATGGACGCTTGGTCAAAGTTTtgaagttatttttattattttagcttaattttaaatataagattTTCATGTCTTTAACTAtttatgtgtgtatatttCCTTGCACATCTAAAGTGTTGGATAATAAGGAGTTTACGGCTTAaagtttaaactaaaaatggcaaatatagttaattaatttatttccaattCTTATAAAACAAAACCATACACTTAGCTCTAATTCTTTGGCTCTTAACTTTGGTGTTGCAGCTCCTGATGTTGCTTTCGTTGTCACTGTTACTGGCCTTGTAGATACATATGCTACTGTTATTTGTGCTGTTGTCATTACTTCTGCTGTTAATGATGTTGCTGGCACTACTCCTGGGAATGTTTCAATGTTGCTGCTTCCCTCTCTGTGAGGAtaactgttgctgttgctgtacTTTTACAGACCGATGTTGCCGTGacagatgttgctgctgctgcccgtGAGTGTCGATGTGTCTGGCCGTTGTTCTGGCGCCTGTGCCTCCATTCCATTTTGGCCTCCAGTTCAGAAGCAGTCCGAGTCTCAGTTttggtttcagtttcagtttcgctGCGGAGTTGGTCTCGTGCACACGCGCTTTTCCTGGAAAAACCTCCGACTGACGAttaacgacgacgacgactacgccgccgccgccgttcgCTGGGAAAGCTGGGAAATATGCTACACacatttctgaaattttttttgtggcc
It encodes:
- the LOC108080040 gene encoding small G protein signaling modulator 2, with translation MNMLHSFSGGGAGSAANVTGDVNSAESELKERLIASVKKEVKQLMEEAVTKKYVHEESSSVTSLCGAVEACLSHGLRRRALGLFKTSSTTALIQKIAKICPEADYVSRRLLELELAQESHAVSGKRSSSSSDSIIKPKLLSKGSGSSSSVTTINTVSNGAGSGGGASGAGNIAPLGKYLWIRLALYEKRLAKIIEHLVGNASSYYDREALVADPDYGSILSSLLVGPCALEFTRAKTADHYWSDPCADELVQRHRISSGNRTPPTTHRPIINFKRSLHTSSEDTSSGSFKASSPASVAKDYVESLHQNSRTTLLYGKNNVLVLPKDVSEPMPGYLSLHQSVQSLTIKWTPNQLMNGYNDSDGGDKSFFWGYALNINVDEIVYVHCHQNRGGDTGGTIILVGQDGVQRPPIHFPEGGHLQAFLSCLETGLLPHGQLDPPLWSQRGIGKLFPWPKSVRRHILPSVMEAGTSADETPIDYVFRVVSKCQHEEFLATHPILELGRSSPRRKHLGSCSTTGSSDCSSKSLSIDQSSCETPLIQASQSTSIELVCSTMRRQIISRAFYGWLAYCRHLSTVRTHLSGLVNGRIMPDLAADEEGLTRDKWLAMHEDGVVSSELELYRLVYFGGVQPDLRKDVWPYLLGHYAFGSTSEERRKQDETCKHYYETTMSEWLAVEAIVRQREKEKTALAVARLSAEQARLAANSNPNSNGLNSHEKLTNGSRQLELERQQRNGNGETDHLTLDEGENDVFDDNDFSDISDPGDLFDEPEMAREAEEQDPKEEGHDQEEAVVPEEEQGERVVPQLSEQLVLEFQNIDNMEPLRLQENCFADSETENEFGLSLDGSGNILMLSIKSSPSTSSYETVGNEFVDMAEAKLEEEEPLGQLSKFHSADDVRLDEQEQEQEPEQEEEHSQPGTSVIITEAASLDALNDDDPTEEFTSRKTSLMSPLNEDITVVASLDALQEPKSACVSPASSNGGVYSVELLEQFGLNLHRIEKDVQRCDRNYWYFANENLDKLRNVISTYVWEHLDVGYMQGMCDLVAPLLVIFDDESLSYSCFCKLMERMIENFPSGGAMDMHFANMRSLIQILDSEMYDLMDSNGDYTHFYFCYRWFLLDFKRELVYDDVFATWEVIWAAKHIASGHFVLFLALALLETYRDIILSNSMDFTDVIKFFNEMAERHNAQSILQLSRSLVLQLQTIIENK